One stretch of Amycolatopsis sp. NBC_00345 DNA includes these proteins:
- a CDS encoding Glu/Leu/Phe/Val dehydrogenase dimerization domain-containing protein, with product MFLEVSWTDPGTGCRGYLVIDRLVRGVASGGLRMRPGCTPAEVRGLAEGMTRKEALNYQPDDRYLPLGGAKGGIDFDPYDPRARDVLKRYLDAMRPLIERYWTMGEDLGVRQDVIDEVLAELGLSSSVVAIYPLLDDPAAAMARLAAAFRVRVAGLGLDELVGGLGVAEAALTGLDRLGLDRRESRAVVQGFGSMGGATARFLAEAGVRVVAVADRHGLVANPAGLDVEHLLAHRDRFGVIDRDRLRPGDTTGPADGWLTVPAEVLVPAAVSYCIDVENESAITARLVVEAANLPVTAEAEARLAARGIPVIPDFVANSATNSWWWWTLFGDIGPDAGEAFTKVRTRLRDLVEPLFVHSGQTGGTLREAAQQLCDTHLAAIEARFGDAPVSS from the coding sequence GTGTTCCTCGAAGTGAGCTGGACCGACCCCGGCACGGGCTGCCGCGGGTACCTCGTCATCGACCGGCTGGTGCGCGGCGTCGCCAGCGGCGGCCTGCGCATGCGGCCCGGCTGCACGCCGGCCGAAGTCCGCGGGCTCGCCGAGGGCATGACCCGCAAGGAGGCCCTCAACTACCAGCCGGACGACCGTTACCTCCCGCTCGGCGGCGCCAAGGGCGGCATCGACTTCGACCCGTACGACCCGCGGGCCCGGGACGTGCTCAAGCGTTACCTCGACGCCATGCGGCCGCTGATCGAGCGCTACTGGACCATGGGCGAGGACCTCGGCGTCCGCCAGGACGTGATCGACGAAGTGCTCGCCGAGCTGGGCCTGAGCAGCTCCGTCGTGGCGATCTACCCGCTGCTCGACGACCCGGCCGCCGCGATGGCCCGGCTCGCCGCGGCGTTCCGGGTCCGGGTGGCGGGCCTCGGGCTCGACGAGCTGGTCGGCGGCCTCGGCGTCGCGGAGGCCGCGCTGACCGGGCTGGACCGCCTCGGCCTCGACCGCCGGGAGAGCCGCGCGGTCGTGCAGGGCTTCGGTTCGATGGGCGGCGCCACGGCGCGGTTCCTCGCCGAGGCCGGGGTGCGGGTGGTCGCCGTCGCGGACCGGCACGGGCTGGTCGCCAACCCGGCCGGGCTCGACGTCGAGCACCTGCTGGCGCACCGGGACCGCTTCGGCGTGATCGACCGCGACCGCCTGCGGCCGGGCGACACGACGGGCCCGGCCGACGGCTGGCTCACCGTGCCCGCCGAGGTGCTCGTCCCGGCCGCCGTCTCGTACTGCATCGACGTCGAGAACGAATCCGCCATCACGGCGAGGCTCGTGGTGGAGGCCGCAAACCTGCCCGTGACGGCGGAGGCCGAAGCCCGCCTCGCCGCGCGCGGCATCCCCGTGATCCCGGACTTCGTGGCCAACTCGGCGACCAACTCCTGGTGGTGGTGGACGCTTTTCGGCGACATCGGCCCGGACGCCGGCGAGGCGTTCACCAAGGTCCGCACCCGCCTGCGCGATCTGGTCGAACCGCTGTTCGTCCACTCCGGACAGACTGGTGGCACCCTTCGCGAGGCGGCACAACAACTCTGCGACACCCACCTCGCAGCCATCGAAGCCCGGTTCGGCGACGCGCCCGTCAGCTCCTGA
- a CDS encoding alpha/beta fold hydrolase, translating into MTPVPYRRGSVRSADGTVLGYRELGGGPGLVVLHGGMLAAQSMMKLAEGLSGDFTVYVPDRRGRGASGPHGPDYGVAREVEDVQALLTETGAAQVFGLSSGALVTLRTALETPAPKRIALYEPPLSVRGSMPMEWLARFDREIAAGRVPAALATALKGMDVDPLFSRVPRFVLAPMMALALRLQRTAEGDVPIAALVPTQHFDLALVRELADTQRDYAAVPAEVLLLGGGKSPAYLKGALDELAAVLPHAHRVTFPRLDHSAPSDDGDPARVAQELREFFRS; encoded by the coding sequence ATGACACCGGTGCCGTACCGCAGGGGCTCCGTCCGCTCGGCCGACGGCACCGTGCTCGGGTACCGCGAGCTGGGCGGCGGTCCCGGGCTGGTCGTGCTGCACGGCGGGATGCTGGCCGCGCAGAGCATGATGAAGCTGGCCGAAGGTCTGTCCGGCGACTTCACCGTGTACGTCCCCGATCGTCGCGGGCGCGGGGCCAGCGGGCCGCACGGGCCGGACTACGGGGTGGCGCGCGAGGTCGAGGACGTTCAGGCACTGCTCACAGAAACTGGTGCGGCGCAGGTGTTCGGGCTCAGCTCGGGCGCGCTCGTCACGCTGCGCACGGCGCTGGAGACTCCTGCGCCGAAGCGGATCGCGCTGTACGAGCCGCCGTTGTCGGTGCGGGGTTCGATGCCCATGGAGTGGCTGGCGCGGTTCGATCGCGAGATCGCCGCGGGCCGGGTGCCGGCCGCGCTCGCCACGGCGTTGAAGGGGATGGACGTCGACCCGCTGTTCAGCCGGGTCCCGCGGTTCGTGCTCGCACCGATGATGGCCCTCGCGCTGCGCCTGCAGCGGACGGCGGAGGGCGACGTGCCGATCGCCGCCCTCGTGCCGACGCAGCACTTCGACCTCGCCCTGGTCCGCGAGCTGGCCGACACGCAGCGGGACTACGCCGCGGTTCCGGCCGAGGTGCTGCTGCTCGGCGGCGGGAAGTCCCCGGCGTACCTGAAAGGCGCGCTGGACGAGCTGGCGGCGGTGCTGCCGCACGCCCACCGCGTCACCTTCCCCCGCCTCGACCACTCGGCTCCTTCGGACGACGGCGATCCGGCTCGGGTGGCGCAAGAGCTGCGGGAGTTCTTCAGGAGCTGA
- a CDS encoding glycogen debranching N-terminal domain-containing protein yields MQPLLHDLAIALRAPTVVFSGRDGQVRGDGTQGLLHGDLRLLSEAVLTVDGHEPVPIGAEEPSAAQASFTGLLRHLGDPGPDPTVWLRRRRRVTATGMTEELELVSRAARPAECVVELVLAADFAAIEVIKSGGRAARVVPAPVDGGIRWTSGSVTATVTTDAETTVDGDRVRLRWRVRVAGTVRLRWTLSAADPDSLFVPGTATLLAAPVVQADDRRFTALLNRSLTDLDGLLLAEREHPEDVFAGAGAPWFLTLFGRDSLWAARLALPFSVELAGGTLRTLARAQGERNDPATGEMPGKILHELRRADFEVNGMSLPARYYGTIDATALWVCLLHDAWRWGLPEDEVRALLPNLRAALFWITGLADTDGDGFAEYLDETGRGLANQGWKDSGDAVRFADGTQAAPPVALAEVQGYQHEAVVRAAELLSALGEPADGLVGWASALRARFRSTFWVSTSEGRFPALALDGEKRPVDSLTSNIGHLLGTGLVDAAEGEEIGALLLGPALAPGFGLRTMASTAGGFSPLSYHCGSVWPHDTAVVVRALSESGQSARAAELGMQLVRAAGAFGNRMPELFAGYGPGDVEAPLPYPASCRPQAWSAAAAVTLLATFLGLRADVPAGTVTVDPPRPSPVGALRVTGLPLAGGTLDVAIDAAGTVTELRLPPGLRRG; encoded by the coding sequence ATGCAGCCGCTGCTCCACGACCTCGCGATCGCCCTGCGAGCGCCGACCGTCGTCTTCTCCGGCCGCGACGGCCAGGTCCGCGGCGACGGGACCCAGGGCCTGCTGCACGGTGACCTGCGCTTGCTCAGCGAGGCCGTGCTCACGGTCGACGGGCACGAGCCGGTGCCGATCGGCGCCGAGGAGCCGTCGGCCGCCCAGGCGAGCTTCACCGGGTTGCTGCGCCATCTCGGCGACCCCGGCCCGGACCCGACCGTGTGGCTGCGCCGCCGCCGCCGGGTCACCGCGACCGGGATGACGGAGGAGCTGGAGCTGGTCTCCCGCGCCGCCCGGCCGGCGGAGTGCGTGGTCGAGCTGGTGCTGGCCGCGGACTTCGCGGCGATCGAGGTGATCAAGTCCGGCGGCCGCGCGGCCCGGGTGGTGCCGGCCCCGGTGGACGGCGGGATCCGCTGGACGTCCGGCTCGGTGACGGCCACCGTCACCACGGACGCCGAGACCACTGTGGACGGTGACCGGGTGCGGCTGCGCTGGCGAGTGCGGGTGGCCGGGACCGTCCGGCTGCGCTGGACGCTGAGCGCGGCCGACCCGGACTCGCTGTTCGTGCCCGGCACCGCCACGCTGCTCGCGGCGCCGGTGGTCCAGGCCGACGACCGGCGATTCACCGCGCTGCTGAACCGCTCGCTGACCGACCTCGACGGGCTGCTGCTGGCGGAGCGCGAGCACCCCGAGGACGTGTTCGCCGGCGCGGGCGCGCCGTGGTTCCTCACCCTGTTCGGCCGCGACAGCCTGTGGGCGGCCCGGCTCGCGCTGCCGTTTTCGGTGGAGCTGGCCGGCGGCACCCTGCGCACGCTCGCGCGGGCCCAGGGCGAGCGGAACGACCCCGCGACCGGCGAGATGCCCGGCAAGATCCTGCACGAACTGCGCCGGGCCGACTTCGAGGTGAACGGGATGTCGTTGCCCGCGCGGTATTACGGCACCATCGACGCGACTGCGCTGTGGGTCTGCCTGCTGCACGACGCGTGGCGCTGGGGGCTGCCGGAGGACGAGGTCCGCGCGCTGCTGCCGAACCTGCGCGCCGCGCTGTTCTGGATCACCGGGCTCGCCGACACCGATGGCGACGGCTTCGCCGAATACCTCGACGAAACCGGCCGCGGCCTGGCCAACCAGGGCTGGAAGGACTCCGGCGACGCGGTGCGGTTCGCCGACGGCACGCAGGCCGCGCCGCCCGTCGCGCTCGCCGAGGTGCAGGGCTACCAGCACGAGGCCGTGGTGCGGGCGGCCGAGCTGCTGTCCGCGCTGGGGGAGCCGGCCGACGGGCTGGTGGGCTGGGCTTCGGCGCTGCGGGCGCGGTTCCGCTCCACCTTCTGGGTGTCCACTTCGGAGGGTCGCTTCCCCGCGCTGGCGCTGGACGGTGAAAAGCGGCCGGTGGACTCGCTGACCAGCAACATCGGCCACCTGCTCGGCACCGGGCTGGTCGACGCGGCCGAGGGCGAGGAAATCGGCGCGCTGCTGCTCGGGCCGGCGCTGGCCCCGGGGTTCGGGCTGCGCACCATGGCGTCGACGGCCGGCGGCTTCTCGCCGTTGAGCTACCACTGCGGTTCGGTGTGGCCGCACGACACGGCCGTGGTGGTGCGCGCGCTGAGCGAGTCCGGGCAGTCCGCGCGCGCCGCGGAGCTGGGCATGCAGCTGGTCCGCGCGGCGGGCGCGTTCGGCAACCGGATGCCGGAGCTGTTCGCGGGTTACGGGCCCGGCGACGTCGAGGCGCCGCTGCCGTACCCCGCGTCGTGCCGGCCGCAGGCCTGGTCCGCGGCCGCGGCGGTGACCCTGCTGGCCACCTTCCTCGGCCTGCGGGCGGACGTCCCGGCGGGCACGGTGACCGTCGACCCGCCGCGGCCCAGCCCGGTGGGCGCGCTGCGGGTGACCGGCCTGCCGCTCGCCGGCGGAACCCTGGACGTCGCGATCGACGCGGCCGGGACCGTCACCGAGCTGCGGCTGCCGCCCGGACTGCGGCGTGGCTGA
- a CDS encoding LacI family DNA-binding transcriptional regulator has protein sequence MTQRATLNSVAEAAAVSRQTVSNVINSPEVVSPETRERVLEAIQRLGYRPHTAARQLRTTRSQIIGLRIAPVGNGVSGVVLDQFLHSLTATAEEYDHRIMLFTATDDESETRAYADLIASVGVDAFVLTHTHHHDLRTRWLRERELPFVTFGRPWGSEQEHPWVDVDGARGTRLATDHLVRQGHRRIAFVGWPAGSETGDDRRAGWAAGLAEAGIAERPEVAVFDGVEGGRSAAARLLDEPLAPTAFVCASDSLALGVVGELRDRGLRLGADASVIGFDDTPTAAVLGLSSVAQPIAEVAAECVRQLRVMLRGEASPASALLAPRLVLRTT, from the coding sequence ATGACGCAGCGGGCGACGCTGAACTCGGTCGCGGAGGCCGCCGCCGTCTCGCGCCAGACGGTGTCGAACGTGATCAACTCCCCCGAGGTGGTCAGCCCGGAGACCCGCGAACGGGTACTCGAGGCGATCCAGCGCCTCGGCTATCGCCCGCACACCGCCGCGCGGCAGCTGCGCACCACGCGTTCGCAGATCATCGGGCTGCGCATCGCGCCGGTCGGCAACGGCGTCAGCGGTGTGGTCCTCGACCAGTTCCTGCACTCGCTCACGGCCACCGCCGAGGAGTACGACCACCGGATCATGCTCTTCACCGCGACCGACGACGAGTCCGAGACGCGCGCGTACGCCGATCTCATCGCCTCCGTCGGTGTCGACGCCTTCGTGCTCACCCACACCCACCACCACGACCTCCGCACGCGCTGGCTGCGCGAGCGCGAGCTGCCGTTCGTCACCTTCGGCCGGCCGTGGGGCTCCGAGCAGGAACACCCGTGGGTCGACGTCGACGGCGCGCGCGGCACGCGGCTGGCCACGGACCACCTGGTGCGCCAAGGCCATCGCCGGATCGCGTTCGTCGGCTGGCCCGCGGGCTCCGAGACCGGCGACGACCGGCGCGCGGGCTGGGCAGCCGGGCTGGCCGAGGCGGGCATCGCCGAACGGCCCGAGGTAGCGGTGTTCGACGGTGTCGAAGGCGGCCGCTCGGCCGCCGCGCGCCTGCTCGACGAGCCACTCGCGCCCACCGCGTTCGTCTGCGCCAGCGACTCGCTCGCCCTCGGTGTGGTCGGCGAGCTGCGCGACCGCGGCCTGCGGCTGGGCGCCGACGCGTCCGTGATCGGCTTCGACGACACCCCGACCGCGGCGGTGCTGGGGCTGAGCAGCGTGGCGCAGCCGATCGCCGAGGTCGCCGCCGAATGCGTCCGCCAGCTGCGCGTGATGCTGCGCGGCGAGGCCAGCCCCGCGTCGGCGCTGCTGGCCCCGCGGCTGGTCCTGCGCACGACCTGA
- a CDS encoding sugar ABC transporter substrate-binding protein — translation MRHTLSRTAGAVTATGLLLTLSACGGGFADSTTPATQQSGPATLKLMIASSGGAELKAMQDAAAKWSAASGGSQAEVIAANDLPQQLSQGFAAGSPPDVFAVDATKFEGYADEMLPYGDSVSYKDDLYPTLRTTFTKNGKLYCVPKDFSTLALGINTDAWAAAGLTDNDVPKNWDQLKAVAQKLTTDGRAGLVFNNTRDRVGAFLVQAGGWPLDADQKKATADTPQNLQALTYVRDLLSSGVAKYPKQLGAGDSGEAFGQGKAAMSIDGNWMVGGLAKDHPDLKYRVVPLPAGPAGPGTLSFTQCWGIAAKSKFQAQAKQLVDALMEPQQELAFAKTFGVMPSRQSVRTQYQQDFPQQTAFLSGAESAHGPVTLTKMDPVLTDFDAQIQQLPGADPKQILTQLQTNTTAALGQ, via the coding sequence ATGCGTCACACGCTCTCCCGCACGGCCGGTGCCGTCACCGCGACCGGGCTGCTGCTCACGCTTTCCGCGTGCGGCGGCGGGTTCGCCGACTCGACGACGCCCGCGACCCAGCAGTCCGGTCCCGCCACGCTCAAGCTCATGATCGCCTCCAGCGGCGGCGCCGAGCTGAAGGCCATGCAGGATGCCGCGGCCAAGTGGAGCGCGGCCAGCGGCGGTTCCCAGGCCGAGGTGATCGCCGCGAACGACCTGCCGCAGCAGCTCAGCCAGGGCTTCGCCGCGGGCAGCCCGCCGGACGTGTTCGCCGTGGACGCCACCAAGTTCGAGGGCTACGCCGACGAGATGCTGCCCTACGGCGATTCGGTGTCCTACAAGGACGATCTCTACCCGACGCTGCGCACCACGTTCACCAAGAACGGCAAGCTCTACTGCGTCCCCAAGGACTTCTCCACATTGGCGCTGGGCATCAACACCGACGCCTGGGCCGCCGCGGGCCTCACCGACAACGACGTGCCGAAGAACTGGGACCAGCTGAAGGCCGTCGCGCAGAAGCTCACCACGGACGGCCGCGCCGGGCTCGTCTTCAACAACACCCGTGACCGCGTCGGCGCGTTCCTGGTGCAAGCCGGCGGCTGGCCGCTCGACGCCGACCAGAAGAAGGCCACCGCCGACACCCCGCAGAACCTCCAGGCCCTCACCTACGTGCGCGACCTGCTGTCCTCGGGTGTCGCGAAGTACCCGAAGCAGCTCGGCGCGGGCGACTCCGGCGAGGCGTTCGGCCAGGGCAAGGCCGCGATGAGCATCGACGGCAACTGGATGGTCGGCGGGCTGGCCAAGGACCACCCGGACCTGAAGTACCGCGTGGTGCCGCTGCCCGCGGGACCGGCCGGGCCGGGCACGCTCTCGTTCACGCAGTGCTGGGGCATCGCCGCGAAGAGCAAGTTCCAGGCGCAGGCCAAGCAGCTCGTCGACGCGCTGATGGAGCCGCAGCAGGAGCTGGCGTTCGCGAAGACGTTCGGCGTGATGCCCTCGCGGCAGTCCGTGCGCACGCAGTACCAGCAGGACTTCCCGCAGCAGACGGCCTTCCTGTCCGGCGCCGAGTCGGCGCACGGGCCGGTGACGCTGACCAAGATGGACCCGGTGCTGACCGACTTCGACGCCCAGATCCAGCAGCTGCCCGGCGCGGACCCCAAGCAGATCCTCACGCAGCTGCAGACCAACACCACCGCCGCGCTGGGCCAGTGA
- a CDS encoding carbohydrate ABC transporter permease, producing the protein MVVPILMALWVSVSDWTGNGSPLSSRVHFVGADNYAALLTDPGLTQQNFATSVRNNAYFVLFVVPLQTALALLLAMMLNQRRLKGKQFFRTAFYFPTVTSSVAISVVFLFLFSSTGTVNAALGLFGVNGPSWFADPRGIFQLLLHGLGVTNPPQALAANSFMGLSWWDWLSGPSVAMCSIIVLVVWTSTGGFMLMFYAALQNLPPSVDEAALIDGAGPWQRFWRVTLPQLRPTLFLVLTLGLIGTWQVFDQVYVLSRGEPAKTTLTPAYLSYSTSFIGKEWGQGSAIAFLLFVVIVLFTLGQRWLLREKGE; encoded by the coding sequence ATGGTGGTGCCGATCCTGATGGCGCTGTGGGTGAGCGTGAGCGACTGGACCGGCAACGGCAGCCCGCTGTCCTCGCGGGTGCACTTCGTCGGCGCGGACAACTACGCCGCGCTGCTCACCGACCCGGGGCTCACCCAGCAGAACTTCGCCACGAGTGTGCGCAACAACGCCTACTTCGTGCTGTTCGTGGTGCCGCTGCAGACGGCGCTGGCGCTGCTGCTCGCCATGATGCTGAACCAGCGCCGGCTCAAGGGCAAGCAGTTCTTCCGGACCGCGTTCTACTTCCCGACCGTGACCAGCTCGGTCGCGATCTCGGTGGTGTTCCTGTTCCTCTTCTCCAGCACGGGAACGGTGAACGCCGCGCTGGGGCTGTTCGGAGTGAACGGTCCCAGCTGGTTCGCCGACCCGCGCGGGATCTTCCAGCTCCTCCTGCACGGGCTCGGGGTGACGAACCCGCCGCAGGCGCTGGCGGCCAACAGCTTCATGGGCTTGTCCTGGTGGGACTGGCTTTCCGGGCCCAGTGTGGCGATGTGCTCGATCATCGTGCTCGTGGTGTGGACCTCGACCGGCGGGTTCATGCTGATGTTCTACGCGGCCCTGCAGAACCTGCCGCCGAGTGTGGACGAGGCCGCGCTGATCGACGGCGCCGGGCCGTGGCAGCGGTTCTGGCGAGTGACGCTCCCGCAGCTGCGGCCGACGCTGTTCCTCGTGCTCACCCTCGGCCTGATCGGCACCTGGCAGGTGTTCGACCAGGTGTACGTGCTCAGCCGCGGCGAGCCGGCGAAGACCACGCTCACGCCGGCCTACCTGTCCTACTCGACGTCGTTCATCGGCAAGGAGTGGGGGCAGGGCTCGGCGATCGCGTTCCTGCTGTTCGTGGTCATCGTGCTGTTCACGCTGGGGCAGCGCTGGTTGTTGCGGGAGAAGGGCGAATGA
- a CDS encoding carbohydrate ABC transporter permease, which yields MRQRRSLRWAGYAVLAVVAAVYIYPFLIQLGTAFKTDADATAHPLTPWPHEWSVAVFGALAQQDFPRWAMNSVIVSVSVTVGRVVFDSLAGYALARLRFRGRTTVFGAVLAVLAVPSVVLLIPKFLVLNQFGMYDTYAAMIVPLLVDATGVFIMKQFFETVPVSVEEAARIDGAGPLRTFWSVVLPMSRPALITLTILSFQGSWNELPHFIVSRQDPALNTLTSGVATLVSGQLGQGNQFPLKLAAALLMTLPVAVVYFIFSKRFTRGTYEGVDK from the coding sequence ATGAGGCAACGCAGGTCGCTGCGCTGGGCGGGCTACGCCGTGCTCGCCGTGGTCGCGGCCGTCTACATCTACCCCTTCCTGATCCAGCTCGGCACGGCGTTCAAGACCGACGCCGACGCCACGGCCCACCCGCTCACCCCCTGGCCGCACGAGTGGTCCGTGGCGGTGTTCGGCGCGCTCGCCCAGCAGGACTTCCCGCGCTGGGCGATGAACTCCGTGATCGTCTCGGTCTCGGTGACGGTCGGCCGGGTGGTGTTCGACTCGCTGGCCGGCTACGCGCTCGCGCGGCTGCGGTTCCGCGGCCGGACGACGGTGTTCGGCGCCGTCCTGGCCGTGCTCGCCGTGCCGAGCGTGGTGCTGCTGATCCCCAAGTTCCTGGTGCTGAACCAGTTCGGCATGTACGACACCTACGCGGCGATGATCGTGCCGCTGCTGGTCGACGCCACCGGCGTGTTCATCATGAAGCAGTTCTTCGAGACGGTGCCGGTGAGCGTGGAGGAGGCCGCCCGGATCGACGGCGCCGGACCGTTGCGCACGTTCTGGTCCGTGGTGCTGCCGATGTCGCGCCCGGCGCTGATCACGCTGACCATCCTTTCGTTCCAAGGTTCCTGGAACGAGCTGCCGCACTTCATCGTCTCGCGGCAGGACCCGGCACTGAACACGCTGACCTCGGGCGTGGCCACGCTGGTGTCCGGTCAGCTCGGGCAGGGCAACCAGTTCCCGTTGAAACTGGCCGCCGCATTGTTGATGACGCTGCCGGTGGCGGTGGTGTACTTCATCTTTTCGAAGCGCTTCACTCGCGGCACTTACGAGGGTGTCGACAAGTAG
- a CDS encoding HNH endonuclease signature motif containing protein — translation MSTTEDTREAWQRPDEDLTTDLLACEERLRRGYAEMLGLVGEIERRGSARALGYTDTAVMLRETLRVSAREAVIRVAHAQATMPSASSTGAPWPGPLAATGNALAGGLINREHVQLIVALFQGCPDAINAGQRTTDEAALLALAAQAAPEALRTAGRRLAAYWDLDSTPPADHQRRELHPVRRLDITHRRDGSARFAGELDPDTTAILDGLLGPLAKPRTDPGTGGPDPRTAAERRGDALADIIGLAARCDDLSVQGGERAVMIVTVTLAELEGRLADALVTVPGLCSVDELRRYACEAKVVPAVFGTDGQPLHLGRSARLASPAQRHALALRDKGCAHPGCDRGPKWCTAHHLIPWERGGSTDLDNLVLLCPRHHRQTHHGGWTVRMRDGIPEFLPPAWLDPDRTPRRNHVHDTAPRHHQRTRHRQTRHRDFHYGRTNASAREGATTTQ, via the coding sequence GTGAGCACTACTGAAGACACCCGCGAAGCGTGGCAGCGTCCCGACGAGGACCTGACCACGGATTTGCTGGCATGCGAGGAAAGACTCCGTCGAGGTTACGCGGAAATGCTCGGTCTCGTCGGCGAGATCGAGCGTCGGGGATCGGCCCGGGCGCTCGGCTATACCGACACTGCCGTGATGCTGCGCGAAACGTTGCGCGTCTCGGCCCGTGAGGCCGTCATCCGGGTCGCCCACGCGCAAGCGACGATGCCGTCCGCATCATCCACCGGCGCACCCTGGCCCGGACCGTTGGCGGCGACCGGAAACGCGTTGGCCGGCGGGCTGATCAACCGGGAACACGTGCAGTTGATCGTGGCCCTCTTCCAAGGTTGTCCTGATGCGATCAACGCCGGCCAACGGACCACGGACGAAGCCGCCCTGCTCGCCCTGGCCGCGCAGGCGGCCCCGGAAGCACTCCGGACCGCCGGTCGGCGGCTGGCCGCCTACTGGGACCTGGACAGCACTCCGCCGGCTGATCACCAGCGGCGCGAGCTGCATCCGGTACGGCGGCTGGATATCACCCACCGCCGTGACGGCAGTGCCAGGTTCGCCGGCGAACTGGACCCCGATACCACCGCCATCCTGGACGGCCTTCTCGGCCCCTTGGCCAAACCCCGTACCGATCCTGGCACGGGCGGCCCCGACCCACGCACCGCGGCCGAACGTCGCGGTGACGCTTTGGCTGACATCATCGGCCTCGCCGCCCGCTGCGATGACCTTTCCGTGCAAGGTGGGGAGCGGGCGGTGATGATCGTGACCGTCACACTGGCCGAACTCGAGGGCCGTCTGGCCGACGCACTGGTGACCGTTCCCGGGCTTTGCAGTGTGGACGAGCTCCGCCGGTATGCGTGCGAAGCGAAGGTGGTACCGGCCGTGTTCGGCACAGACGGTCAGCCACTGCATCTCGGCCGTTCCGCGCGGCTGGCCAGCCCGGCTCAACGACACGCACTCGCCTTGCGGGACAAAGGATGCGCCCACCCGGGATGTGACCGCGGACCGAAATGGTGCACCGCGCACCACCTGATCCCGTGGGAGCGGGGTGGATCTACCGACCTGGACAACCTGGTCCTGCTCTGCCCCCGTCACCACCGGCAGACCCACCACGGCGGCTGGACCGTCCGAATGCGCGATGGAATACCCGAGTTCCTACCACCCGCCTGGCTCGACCCTGACCGTACGCCGCGGCGCAACCACGTCCACGACACCGCACCACGACATCATCAGCGCACCCGGCACCGGCAGACACGGCACCGTGACTTCCATTATGGACGGACGAACGCGTCCGCCCGGGAGGGCGCCACAACGACACAATGA
- a CDS encoding ArsR/SmtB family transcription factor — protein sequence MQPELDKVFKALADPTRRYLLDQLHEDNGLTLNELCRRVDMTRQSATQHLAVLEAANLVSTVRRGREKLHYLNPVPLHEMQERWVGKFERPRLHALSAVKRRAEENMSDKPSFVYVTYIESTPEKVWEALTDADITAQYWGHRNESDWQEGSNWAHVRLDGSGVADVKGEVIESVPPKRLVTTWYDPNGPEDQQPSRAAFDIQPYQGVVRLTVTHTDLADAKAHRDVSGGWAAVLSNLKSLLETGKPLSLEMSKSQ from the coding sequence GTGCAACCGGAGCTGGACAAAGTCTTCAAGGCGCTGGCCGACCCGACCCGGCGCTACCTGCTCGACCAGCTGCACGAGGACAACGGCCTGACGCTGAACGAGCTGTGCCGGCGCGTGGACATGACGCGCCAGTCGGCGACGCAGCACCTCGCCGTCCTCGAAGCGGCGAACCTGGTCAGCACGGTCCGCCGTGGCCGGGAGAAGCTGCACTACCTGAACCCCGTGCCGCTGCACGAGATGCAGGAGCGGTGGGTCGGGAAGTTCGAACGCCCCCGGCTGCACGCACTGAGCGCCGTCAAACGCCGAGCAGAGGAAAACATGAGCGACAAGCCGAGTTTCGTCTACGTCACCTACATCGAGAGCACGCCGGAGAAGGTCTGGGAAGCGCTTACCGACGCGGACATCACCGCGCAGTACTGGGGCCACCGCAACGAATCCGACTGGCAGGAGGGTTCGAACTGGGCCCACGTGCGCCTTGACGGATCGGGCGTCGCCGACGTCAAGGGCGAGGTGATCGAGAGCGTGCCGCCGAAGCGGCTCGTCACCACCTGGTACGACCCGAACGGGCCGGAGGACCAGCAGCCCTCCCGCGCGGCCTTCGACATCCAGCCGTACCAGGGCGTCGTGCGCCTCACCGTGACCCACACCGACCTCGCCGACGCCAAGGCCCACCGCGACGTCTCCGGCGGCTGGGCGGCGGTGCTGTCGAACCTCAAGTCCTTGCTGGAGACCGGGAAGCCGCTGTCGCTGGAGATGTCGAAGTCGCAGTAG